In a single window of the Lineus longissimus chromosome 4, tnLinLong1.2, whole genome shotgun sequence genome:
- the LOC135486020 gene encoding uncharacterized protein C17orf113-like, protein MQCMLDHPEMKMIKPSDTRWIAYQRSVTAVRKSLVPLQASLEHFHADSGDPEAKGVLKTMNTLKFVAMIHIMSDLLEPVTRLSRVMQAKTLDNTYLKCEVSMCEEALEALLANPAQGGNAKNIKQACENLDIPCTDESLDQFLTTKATPYISTVLNNIQSRFSQASHLLVAMSIFNPKLIPTVDRLADYGNQQIETLLEFYGAPTTEILQVRNEEDQSATVGPDVDPGETRTEWRALKKLLASEYKELSAQEVLQDLTKSEMGPVLYPNLTTLMTIALCLPVSTATVERSFSDMKMIKTRLRNRLSAKNLDHLMRISIEGPPMSAVDFDAILDIWKEFNPNRRIII, encoded by the exons ATGCAGTGCATGTTggaccacccagagatgaagaTGATCAAGCCGAGTGATACCCGCTGGATAGCTTATCAGCGGTCTGTCACTGCTGTCAGGAAGTCCTTGGTGCCACTTCAAGCTAGTCTGGAGCACTTCCATGCTGATTCAG GTGATCCAGAAGCCAAAGGCGTCCTGAAAACCATGAATACCCTCAAATTTGTAGCGATGATCCATATTATGTCAGACTTGCTGGAGCCAGTTACTAGACTTAGCAGAGTCATGCAAGCAAAGACCCTCGATAACACCTATTTGAAATGTGAAGTGAGTATGTGTGAAGAGGCATTAGAAGCTCTGTTGGCCAATCCAGCCCAGGGGGGAAACGCAAAGAACATCAAACAAGCATGTGAAAACCTGGATATCCCATGTACTGATGAAAGCCTGGATCAGTTTCTCACCACGAAAGCTACGCCATATATCAGCACAGTATTGAATAACATTCAAAGTCGGTTCTCACAAGCTTCGCACCTCCTTGTGGCCATGTCCATCTTTAATCCGAAGCTCATCCCTACTGTTGACAGGCTGGCTGATTATGGGAATCAGCAGATAGAAACATTACTTGAATTTTATGGTGCCCCAACAACAGAGATCTTACAAGTGCGGAATGAGGAGGACCAATCAGCAACAGTTGGGCCTGATGTTGATCCTGGAGAAACGAGAACAGAGTGGCGAGCATTGAAAAAACTTTTGGCATCTGAGTATAAAGAACTTTCTGCCCAAGAAGTTCTACAGGATCTCACCAAATCGGAAATGGGCCCGGTACTATACCCAAACCTGACAACACTAATGACCATAGCCTTGTGCTTGCCGGTGTCCACAGCAACTGTTGAGAGGTCCTTCAGTGACATGAAGATGATCAAGACCCGTTTGAGAAACCGACTctctgctaaaaatcttgaTCATCTCATGCGCATCTCCATTGAAGGCCCTCCAATGAGTGCTGTGGACTTCGATGCGATCCTTGACATTTGGAAAGAATTCAATCCAAATCGTAGAATAATAATCTAA